Proteins co-encoded in one Cytobacillus sp. NJ13 genomic window:
- a CDS encoding lmo0937 family membrane protein has protein sequence MLWTIAGILLVLWILGLIFKVAGGIIHILLVIAAIIIVVNFIRGRASGRG, from the coding sequence ATGCTTTGGACTATAGCAGGTATTCTGCTTGTTTTATGGATACTCGGATTAATATTTAAAGTTGCAGGAGGCATCATTCATATACTGCTGGTAATAGCAGCGATTATCATAGTTGTTAACTTTATTAGAGGAAGAGCATCTGGCAGAGGATAG